One Mercenaria mercenaria strain notata chromosome 12, MADL_Memer_1, whole genome shotgun sequence DNA segment encodes these proteins:
- the LOC123534964 gene encoding proton-coupled folate transporter-like — protein MDQIFSHIRKVRENIPARYSIKCWNCLYGCPIDLIFLLYNIGDSMLDAVLRPNIPQIVCFNMFPDRIDMCRNLETTPDLEDDVQKQATNYIIYHKCLSNFPALILGLFCGAWSDKYGRKLPMVLPSIGTTFAILLYMSANISPESSVAFFLSGSFIHGCFGKTSMISMAVYSYTVDITTSSGRTNKLGLLAAMQFIGMFIGSLVAGLLLDNADVLTTYCTASFLNALVVIVALCIVRETVAANEGTEVFPCKTIFRPENFKDSLMVLIKKRDFNLRRSICTLLFVLLLHQTCRTGLTDVTLLYTELPPLSWPTSWFGYLSAADNATMGVVLLIILPILSNIIKLSDSVISMIGLGCASIRFIILTWSKHTWMVWVAIGIGSFGGLINSPARSLLSKLVHEDEVGKIFSVLGSGETIAKFFALIFTALYGTTLDVFPGMSFLIASGLYTVMSFLILFLHISTKDYLERDNDDESAFDDRCQSDECIEMNNKDDFLVEKE, from the coding sequence ATGGACCAAATATTCTCACATATCAGAAAAGTGAGGGAAAATATTCCGGCGCGATATTCTATTAAATGCTGGAATTGTTTATATGGATGCCCTATCGATCTGATTTTCCTACTGTATAATATAGGCGACTCCATGTTGGATGCAGTCTTGCGACCAAACATACCGCAAATTGTGTGCTTCAACATGTTTCCAGACAGGATTGATATGTGCCGTAATCTTGAGACGACCCCGGATTTAGAAGATGATGTACAAAAACAGGCGACaaattatatcatatatcataaaTGTCTTTCAAATTTTCCCGCACTCATATTAGGGCTATTTTGTGGTGCTTGGAGCGACAAATATGGCCGAAAGCTGCCAATGGTTCTGCCATCTATAGGAACTACATTTGCCATTCTATTGTACATGTCTGCAAACATTTCTCCAGAATCCTCTGTTGCCTTTTTTCTAAGTGGTTCATTCATACACGGTTGTTTCGGGAAAACCTCAATGATCTCAATGGCTGTTTACAGTTACACAGTTGACATAACAACCTCGAGTGGACGGACGAACAAATTAGGTCTCCTTGCTGCAATGCAATTTATCGGTATGTTTATCGGTTCATTAGTTGCTGGACTTCTTTTAGATAATGCTGATGTTCTCACGACATACTGCACAGCTTCATTTCTCAATGCACTTGTTGTTATTGTTGCGTTGTGCATAGTTAGAGAAACAGTTGCCGCCAATGAAGGAACAGAGGTCTTCCCGTGCAAGACAATATTTCGCCCAGAAAACTTCAAAGATTCTTTAATGGTTCTGATAAAGAAAAGAGATTTTAACTTACGTAGAAGTATATGTACTCTTCTATTTGTTCTTCTTTTGCATCAGACGTGTCGAACAGGTTTGACAGATGTAACCCTTCTCTATACAGAATTACCTCCCTTGTCCTGGCCGACCTCTTGGTTTGGATATCTTTCAGCAGCCGACAATGCAACAATGGGAGTAGTTTTGCTCATAATTTTACCAATTTTGTCGAACATTATCAAACTGTCAGACTCGGTTATAAGCATGATCGGATTAGGATGTGCTAGTATTCGCTTTATTATTCTTACATGGAGTAAACATACATGGATGGTGTGGGTTGCAATAGGAATAGGAAGTTTTGGAGGACTAATAAATTCGCCTGCAAGATCATTGCTTAGTAAACTTGTCCATGAAGACGAAGTAGGAAAAATATTTTCGGTCTTAGGCAGTGGGGAGACTATAGCAAAGTTTTTTGCGCTTATATTTACAGCGTTGTATGGAACGACGCTTGACGTGTTTCCTGGAATGTCGTTTTTGATAGCATCGGGCTTATATACAGTTATGTCATTTTTAATTCTCTTTCTTCATATATCGACGAAAGATTATTTAGAAAGAGATAATGACGATGAAAGTGCTTTTGACGACAGATGCCAATCTGACGAGTGTATAGAAATGAACAATAAAGACGATTTTCTTGTTGAAAAAGAGTGA